One part of the Arabidopsis thaliana chromosome 1 sequence genome encodes these proteins:
- the MBP1 gene encoding myrosinase-binding protein 1 (myrosinase-binding protein 1 (MBP1); INVOLVED IN: defense response; LOCATED IN: nucleus, vacuole; EXPRESSED IN: vascular tissue, fruit, flower, leaf; EXPRESSED DURING: seedling growth, seed development stages; CONTAINS InterPro DOMAIN/s: Mannose-binding lectin (InterPro:IPR001229); BEST Arabidopsis thaliana protein match is: myrosinase-binding protein 2 (TAIR:AT1G52030.1); Has 2157 Blast hits to 791 proteins in 41 species: Archae - 0; Bacteria - 2; Metazoa - 0; Fungi - 2; Plants - 2145; Viruses - 0; Other Eukaryotes - 8 (source: NCBI BLink).) yields MSTGGPQKLEAQGGKEGKEWDDGAEHDGVTKIYVAAGGLGIEQIRFDYVKNGQPKEGSFHGVKGRSTISTIEISHPAEYLISMEGWYDSTNIIQGIQFKSNKHTSQYFGYEFLGDGTQFSLQVNDNKIISFHGFADSHLNSVGAYFAPISSSLTTTPNKVEAQGGNGGETFDDGVFDHVRKVYVGQGESGVAYVKFEYEKDGKRETRDHGKMTLLGTEEFEVDSDDYITSIEVSVDKVFGYNSEIVTALVFKTSKGTTSPPFGMVTEKKFELKDGNGGKLAGFHGKASDVLYALGAYFAPSTTSTTPSTTKKLQARGGNGGASWDDGVFDGVRKILVGQGNDGVAFVTFEYNKGSQAILGDGHGKKTLLGTETFELDYPSEYITSVEGYYDKIFGVEAEVVTSLMFKTNKRTSQPFGMTAGEHFELKEDGYKVVGFHGKAGDLVHQIGVHIVPIFTNYRVAI; encoded by the exons ATGTCGACCGGAGGACCCCAAAAATTAGAAGCACAAGGAGGAAAAGAAGGCAAAGAATGGGATGATGGAGCCGAACACGATGGTGTGACGAAGATATACGTAGCAGCTGGTGGTCTTGGAATTGAACAAATCAGATTCGATTATGTAAAGAACGGACAACCAAAGGAAGGATCTTTTCATGGTGTGAAGGGTAGAAGTACTATTTCTACG ATTGAGATTAGCCATCCAGCCGAGTATCTTATTTCCATGGAGGGTTGGTACGACTCTACCAATATCATTCAAGGAATTCAGTTTAAATCCAACAAACACACTTCCCAGTACTTTGGATATGAATTTTTGGGAGATGGTACACAATTTTCACTTCAAGTTAATGACAACAAGATCATTAGCTTTCATGGGTTTGCTGATTCTCATCTCAATTCTGTTGGGGCGTATTTTGCACCCATCTCTTCCTCCTTGACTACTACTCCCAACAAAGTGGAAGCTCAAGGAGGAAATGGTGGAGAAACATTCGACGATGGTGTTTTTGATCATGTAAGAAAGGTTTATGTTGGTCAAGGTGAGTCCGGTGTAGCTTATGTCAAATTCGAATATGAGAAAGATgggaaaagagaaacaagagacCATGGGAAAATGACATTGTTAGGAACAGAGGAGTTTGAGGTTGATTCAGATGATTACATCACATCAATTGAAGTTTCTGTCGACAAAGTCTTTGGTTATAACAGCGAAATCGTCACTGCTCTTGTGTTCAAGACTAGTAAGGGTACAACCTCACCGCCTTTTGGAATGGTGACTGAGAAGAAATTCGAACTTAAAGATGGTAACGGAGGAAAACTTGCCGGATTCCATGGGAAAGCTAGTGATGTTCTTTATGCTCTTGGTGCCTATTTCGCTCCATCGACAACTTCGACTACTCCATCTACTACCAAGAAGCTACAAGCAAGAGGTGGTAATGGAGGAGCTTCTTGGGATGATGGTGTTTTTGATGGTGTTAGAAAGATACTTGTTGGTCAAGGAAACGATGGTGTAGCTTTTGTCACGTTTGAGTACAACAAAGGCTCTCAAGCAATCCTCGGTGATGGTCATGGGAAGAAAACATTACTTGGAACTGAAAcg TTTGAGCTTGATTATCCAAGTGAGTACATCACTTCAGTGGAAGGTTACTATGATAAAATTTTCGGTGTTGAAGCTGAAGTGGTGACGAGTCTAATGTTCAAGACTAACAAGAGAACGTCTCAGCCGTTTGGAATGACTGCTGGGGAACATTTCGAGCTTAAAGAAGACGGTTACAAGGTCGTTGGGTTCCATGGAAAAGCGGGTGATTTGGTTCATCAGATCGGAGTCCATATCGTGCCCATTTTCACCAATTACAGAGTTGCtatttag
- a CDS encoding Mannose-binding lectin superfamily protein (Mannose-binding lectin superfamily protein; FUNCTIONS IN: molecular_function unknown; INVOLVED IN: biological_process unknown; LOCATED IN: endomembrane system; EXPRESSED IN: 7 plant structures; EXPRESSED DURING: 4 anthesis, E expanded cotyledon stage; CONTAINS InterPro DOMAIN/s: Mannose-binding lectin (InterPro:IPR001229); BEST Arabidopsis thaliana protein match is: Mannose-binding lectin superfamily protein (TAIR:AT1G52070.1); Has 1535 Blast hits to 688 proteins in 39 species: Archae - 0; Bacteria - 4; Metazoa - 1; Fungi - 0; Plants - 1529; Viruses - 0; Other Eukaryotes - 1 (source: NCBI BLink).), whose protein sequence is MFIIYLFIFLSSAIIDSNGVAMAQKIEAIGGKGGKRWDDGANDNVAKVYIRGDHEGIQYIKFDYVKDGQSFNGSVHGVSADGFTQTFEIDHLQYEQIVSVEGYYDWKTGVMQALQFKTNLKTSEFIGYQKGTKFSLGVDGKVIVGFHGSAWRSLRSLGAYVKTAPTKSELQGGITGGEYWDDGPNFDGVRKVYVTFTETHIRSMNIDYDQDGQVVTRYHGMKNGETQEFAVDFPNEYMTSVEGTYDHISEGNYLVLTSLTFKTSKGRISQTFGLVIGTKFVLETKGNVISGFHGRDGGSFDAIGVYFSPMISS, encoded by the exons ATGTTCATCAtctatctttttatctttctctcaTCTGCCATTATAG ATTCAAATGGGGTTGCAATGGCCCAAAAGATCGAAGCAATTGGTGGGAAGGGAGGGAAACGGTGGGATGACGGTGCGAATGATAATGTAGCAAAGGTTTACATACGAGGTGATCATGAAGGCATTCAGTACATCAAATTCGACTATGTCAAGGATGGACAATCGTTTAATGGATCAGTCCATGGTGTTTCAGCCGACGGTTTCACACAGACG TTTGAGATTGACCATCTCCAGTATGAACAAATTGTATCTGTTGAGGGTTACTACGACTGGAAGACCGGTGTGATGCAAGCACtccaattcaaaaccaaccTCAAGACTTCAGAATTTATTGGATATCAAAAGGGTACTAAGTTTTCACTTGGAGTCGATGGAAAAGTCATCGTTGGCTTCCATGGATCTGCTTGGCGTAGCCTCCGATCTCTTGGTGCATATGTAAAGACTGCTCCTACCAAATCAGAACTCCAGGGTGGCATAACCGGAGGCGAATATTGGGATGATGGTCCTAATTTCGACGGTGTAAGAAAGGTGTATGTTACTTTTACTGAAACTCATATAAGGAGTATGAACATTGACTATGACCAAGATGGCCAAGTGGTGACACGTTATCACGGGATGAAGAATGGAGAAACGCAGGAG TTTGCTGTGGACTTTCCGAATGAATATATGACATCTGTGGAGGGTACATACGACCATATCAGTGAGGGTAACTATTTGGTTCTTACGTCATTGACTTTCAAAACGTCAAAAGGGAGAATCTCTCAGACATTTGGATTGGTCATTGGTACCAAATTTGTGTTGGAGACTAAAGGTAATGTTATCAGTGGGTTCCATGGAAGAGATGGTGGTTCTTTTGATGCTATTGGAGTATATTTCTCTCCAATGATATCTTCCTAA
- a CDS encoding Mannose-binding lectin superfamily protein, with the protein MLKDSTGLAKAQKLDAIGGKGGKQWDDGADHDNVAKVYIRGGLEGIQYIKFDYVKDGKTIDASIHGVSGSGFTQTFEIDYQNSEYIVSVDGYYDKSGTMQALEFKTNLKTSEVIGYPKGTTKFSLGGVNGKMVIGFHGSAGKVLNSIGAYLTTAPPTKSQLVGGLTGGEPWDDGSNYDGVKKISVTYISTLIRSINVDYEKDGQVVTRYHGMKNGDTEEFVIDYPNEYLISVEGTYNILPDDNVLVIRSLIFKTSKGRISPTYGFVSGTKFVLESQGNAIVGFYGRDGGAFDAIGVYFSPIPS; encoded by the exons atgttgaaAGATTCAACTGGGTTGGCAAAGGCCCAAAAGTTGGATGCAATTGGTGGGAAGGGAGGCAAGCAGTGGGACGATGGAGCTGACCATGACAATGTAGCAAAGGTTTATATAAGAGGTGGTCTTGAAGGCATACAATACATCAAATTTGATTATGTCAAAGATGGAAAAACTATAGATGCATCTATCCATGGTGTTTCGGGTAGCGGTTTCACACAGACG TTTGAGATTGATTATCAAAACAGTGAATATATTGTATCTGTTGATGGCTACTACGACAAATCTGGTACGATGCAAGCACTTGAATTCAAAACCAACCTGAAGACTTCTGAAGTGATTGGATATCCAAAGGGTACTACAAAGTTTTCACTCGGTGGAGTCAATGGCAAGATGGTGATTGGCTTCCATGGATCTGCTGGGAAAGTCCTAAACTCCATTGGAGCATATTTAACAACAGCTCCTCCTACTAAGTCACAACTTGTAGGTGGTCTAACCGGAGGCGAACCTTGGGATGATGGCTCTAATTATGATGGCGTGAAAAAGATATCTGTCACTTACATTAGCACTCTTATAAGGAGTATCAATGTGGACTATGAAAAGGACGGCCAAGTTGTAACACGTTACCACGGGATGAAGAATGGAGATACAGAGGAG TTTGTGATAGACTATCCAAATGAGTATTTGATATCAGTGGAGGGAACCTACAACATACTCCCCGATGATAACGTTTTGGTCATTAGGTCgttgattttcaaaacatcaaaagggAGAATCTCTCCCACATATGGGTTTGTGTCAGGTACCAAATTTGTGTTGGAGAGCCAAGGTAATGCTATTGTTGGATTCTATGGGCGGGATGGTGGTGCTTTCGACGCTATCGGAGTTTACTTCTCTCCAATTCCTTCGTAA
- the MBP2 gene encoding myrosinase-binding protein 2, with amino-acid sequence MSEKVGAMGGNKGGAFDDGVFDGVKKVIVGKDFNNVTYIKVEYEKDGKFEIREHGTNRGQLKEFSVDYPNEYITAVGGSYDTVFGYGSALIKSLLFKTSYGRTSPILGHTTLLGNPAGKEFMLESKYGGKLLGFHGRSGEALDAIGPHFFAVNSSLKHFKPQGGNGGSAWDDGAFDGVRKVLVGRNGKFVSYVRFEYAKGERMVPHAHGKRQEAPQEFVVDYPNEHITSVEGTIDGYLSSLKFTTSKGRTSPVFGNVVGSKFVFEETSFKLVGFCGRSGEAIDALGAHFAPLPAPTPAPAPAPAPAPAPAPSPAPASAPVPAPAPTPAPAPAPPNKVEALGGNGGTIFDDGAFDHVRKVYIGQGDSGVAYVKFEYRKDGKRETREHGKMTVLGTEEFEVESDDYITSIEVSVDNVFGFKSEIVTSLVFKTFKGITSQPFGMETEKKLELKDGKGGKLVGFHGKASDVLYALGAYFAPTTNSTTPSTPSTSKKLQARGGNGGASWDDGVFDGVRKILVGQGNDGVAFVTFEYNKGSQAILGDRHGKQTLLGTETVLSSLQSVSSFTQNLIS; translated from the exons ATGTCTGAAAAGGTGGGAGCGATGGGTGGTAACAAGGGTGGAGCATTCGACGATGGTGTTTTTGATGGTGTGAAGAAAGTAATTGTTGGAAAAGACTTCAACAATGTAACTTATATCAAGGTTGAATACGAAAAGGACGGAAAATTCGAAATTCGTGAACACGGGACTAATCGCGGGCAGCTAAAAGAG TTTTCAGTGGATTATCCGAATGAATATATCACAGCCGTTGGTGGAAGCTACGACACTGTTTTCGGTTACGGATCAGCGTTGATCAAGTCATTACTCTTCAAAACCTCTTATGGAAGAACCTCTCCAATCCTTGGTCACACGACATTACTAGGGAATCCAGCTGGGAAAGAATTCATGCTCGAGTCCAAATATGGAGGAAAGCTTCTTGGTTTCCATGGACGTTCTGGTGAAGCTCTTGATGCCATTGGACCTCACTTCTTTGCTGTGAACTCTTCTCTTAAGCACTTTAAACCGCAAGGTGGGAATGGAGGGAGTGCTTGGGACGATGGTGCTTTTGATGGTGTTAGAAAAGTGCTTGTTGGGCGAAATGGTAAGTTTGTGAGTTATGTCAGGTTTGAGTATGCGAAAGGAGAAAGAATGGTACCACATGCTCATGGGAAGAGACAAGAAGCTCCACAAGAG TTTGTAGTGGATTATCCTAATGAACATATTACATCGGTCGAGGGAACAATCGATGGTTACCTTTCGTCGCTGAAGTTTACGACATCAAAAGGAAGAACCTCCCCTGTTTTTGGGAATGTGGTCGGTAGTAAATTTGTGTTCGAAGAAACAAGTTTTAAACTTGTTGGGTTTTGTGGTCGATCCGGTGAAGCTATTGATGCTCTTGGTGCACATTTTGCCCCTCTTCCTGCTCCCACTCCAGCTCCCGCGCCCGCGCCCGCGCCCGCTCCAGCTCCAGCTCCCTCGCCCGCTCCCGCTTCTGCGCCCGTTCCAGCTCCCGCACCCACGCCCGCTCCAGCTCCAGCTCCTCCTAACAAAGTGGAAGCTCTAGGAGGAAATGGTGGAACAATATTTGACGATGGTGCTTTCGATCATGTAAGAAAGGTTTATATTGGTCAAGGTGATTCTGGTGTAGCTTATGTGAAGTTCGAATACAGAAAAGATGGGAAAAGAGAGACACGGGAGCATGGAAAAATGACAGTGTTAGGAACAGAGGAGTTTGAGGTTGAGTCTGATGATTACATCACATCAATTGAAGTTTCTGTCGACAATGTCTTTGGTTTTAAGAGTGAAATCGTCACTTCTCTTGTCTTCAAGACCTTTAAGGGAATAACCTCACAACCTTTTGGAATGGAGACTGAGAAGAAATTGGAACTTAAAGACGGTAAAGGAGGAAAACTTGTGGGATTCCATGGGAAAGCTAGTGATGTTCTTTATGCTCTTGGCGCTTATTTCGCTCCAACAACAAATTCAACTACGCCATCGACTCCTTCTACATCTAAGAAACTACAAGCAAGAGGTGGAAATGGAGGAGCTTCTTGGGATGATGGTGTTTTTGATGGTGTTAGAAAGATACTTGTAGGTCAAGGAAACGATGGTGTAGCTTTCGTTACGTTTGAGTACAACAAAGGCTCTCAAGCAATCCTCGGTGATCGTCATGGGAAGCAAACATTACTTGGAACTGAAAcggttctttcttctctccagTCTGTTTCTAGTTTCAcccaaaatttgatttcttga
- a CDS encoding Mannose-binding lectin superfamily protein (Mannose-binding lectin superfamily protein; FUNCTIONS IN: molecular_function unknown; INVOLVED IN: biological_process unknown; LOCATED IN: endomembrane system; EXPRESSED IN: root; CONTAINS InterPro DOMAIN/s: Mannose-binding lectin (InterPro:IPR001229); BEST Arabidopsis thaliana protein match is: Mannose-binding lectin superfamily protein (TAIR:AT1G52060.1); Has 1736 Blast hits to 822 proteins in 55 species: Archae - 0; Bacteria - 8; Metazoa - 31; Fungi - 2; Plants - 1691; Viruses - 0; Other Eukaryotes - 4 (source: NCBI BLink).) has translation MVIIYIFLFLSSAIIDSTGLAKAQKLDAIGGKGGKQWDDGADHDNVAKVYIRGGLEGIQYIKFDYVKDGKTIDASIHGVSGSGFTQTFEIDYQNSEYIVSVDGYYDKSGTMQALEFKTNLKTSEVIGYPKGTTKFSLGGVNGKMVIGFHGSAGKVLNSIGAYLTTAPPTKSQLVGGLTGGEPWDDGSNYDGVKKISVTYISTLIRSINVDYEKDGQVVTRYHGMKNGDTEEFVIDYPNEYLISVEGTYNILPDDNVLVIRSLIFKTSKGRISPTYGFVSGTKFVLESQGNAIVGFYGRDGGAFDAIGVYFSPIPS, from the exons ATGGTTATCAtctatatatttctttttctctcctcAGCCATTATAG ATTCAACTGGGTTGGCAAAGGCCCAAAAGTTGGATGCAATTGGTGGGAAGGGAGGCAAGCAGTGGGACGATGGAGCTGACCATGACAATGTAGCAAAGGTTTATATAAGAGGTGGTCTTGAAGGCATACAATACATCAAATTTGATTATGTCAAAGATGGAAAAACTATAGATGCATCTATCCATGGTGTTTCGGGTAGCGGTTTCACACAGACG TTTGAGATTGATTATCAAAACAGTGAATATATTGTATCTGTTGATGGCTACTACGACAAATCTGGTACGATGCAAGCACTTGAATTCAAAACCAACCTGAAGACTTCTGAAGTGATTGGATATCCAAAGGGTACTACAAAGTTTTCACTCGGTGGAGTCAATGGCAAGATGGTGATTGGCTTCCATGGATCTGCTGGGAAAGTCCTAAACTCCATTGGAGCATATTTAACAACAGCTCCTCCTACTAAGTCACAACTTGTAGGTGGTCTAACCGGAGGCGAACCTTGGGATGATGGCTCTAATTATGATGGCGTGAAAAAGATATCTGTCACTTACATTAGCACTCTTATAAGGAGTATCAATGTGGACTATGAAAAGGACGGCCAAGTTGTAACACGTTACCACGGGATGAAGAATGGAGATACAGAGGAG TTTGTGATAGACTATCCAAATGAGTATTTGATATCAGTGGAGGGAACCTACAACATACTCCCCGATGATAACGTTTTGGTCATTAGGTCgttgattttcaaaacatcaaaagggAGAATCTCTCCCACATATGGGTTTGTGTCAGGTACCAAATTTGTGTTGGAGAGCCAAGGTAATGCTATTGTTGGATTCTATGGGCGGGATGGTGGTGCTTTCGACGCTATCGGAGTTTACTTCTCTCCAATTCCTTCGTAA
- a CDS encoding Mannose-binding lectin superfamily protein (Mannose-binding lectin superfamily protein; FUNCTIONS IN: molecular_function unknown; INVOLVED IN: biological_process unknown; LOCATED IN: endomembrane system; EXPRESSED IN: root; CONTAINS InterPro DOMAIN/s: Mannose-binding lectin (InterPro:IPR001229); BEST Arabidopsis thaliana protein match is: Mannose-binding lectin superfamily protein (TAIR:AT1G52070.1); Has 1499 Blast hits to 773 proteins in 49 species: Archae - 0; Bacteria - 8; Metazoa - 7; Fungi - 2; Plants - 1479; Viruses - 0; Other Eukaryotes - 3 (source: NCBI BLink).) translates to MIFIYIFLFLSSAIIDSNGFAMAQKLEAKGGKGGKEWDDGAGHDNVAKVYIRGGLEGIQYIKFDYVKDGQSVEGSIHGVSGSGFTQMFEIDYQNGEHIVSVDGYFDKSGVMQALEFKTNRKTSEVIGYPKSNTKFSLGGVNGKMINGFHGSAGKALNSIGAYLTKVPPTKSELVGGWGGDYWDDGPNYDGVRKVYVTYMNTCIRSINIDYEKDGQVVTSSHGNKEGETEEFAIDYPNEFLISVEGTYDSILFPDHYVLVITSLSFKTSKGRISPTYGVVSGTKFVLESQGNAIVGFYGRNGGAFDAIGVYFSPI, encoded by the exons ATGATTTTCAtctatatatttctctttctctcctcaGCCATTATAG aTTCAAATGGGTTTGCAATGGCCCAAAAGTTGGAGGCTAAGGGTGGGAAAGGGGGCAAGGAATGGGATGATGGAGCCGGCCATGATAATGTAGCAAAAGTTTATATACGAGGTGGTCTTGAAGGCATACAATACATCAAATTTGATTATGTCAAAGATGGACAGTCTGTAGAGGGATCAATCCATGGTGTTTCGGGTAGTGGTTTCACACAAATG TTCGAGATTGACTATCAAAACGGTGAACATATTGTATCTGTTGACGGTTACTTTGACAaatccggtgtgatgcaaGCACTTGAATTCAAAACCAACCGGAAGACCTCTGAAGTGATTGGATACCCAAAGAGTAATACAAAGTTTTCACTTGGTGGGGTAAACGGAAAGATGATCAATGGCTTCCATGGATCCGCGGGGAAAGCCCTAAATTCCATTGGAGCGTATTTAACAAAAGTTCCTCCTACTAAGTCAGAACTCGTAGGTGGTTGGGGCGGCGACTACTGGGATGATGGTCCTAATTATGATGGCGTAAGAAAGGTGTATGTTACTTACATGAACACTTGTATAAGGAGTATCAACATCGACTACGAAAAAGACGGACAAGTTGTGACAAGTTCCCACGGGAACAAGGAGGGAGAGACAGAGGAG TTTGCGATAGACTATCCAAATGAATTTTTGATATCAGTGGAGGGTACGTACGACTCAATCCTATTCCCCGATCATTACGTTTTGGTCATTACGTCCTTGAGTTTCAAAACATCGAAAGGTAGAATATCTCCCACATATGGGGTTGTGTCTGGTACCAAATTTGTGCTGGAGAGCCAAGGTAATGCAATTGTCGGATTCTATGGGAGAAATGGTGGTGCTTTCGATGCTATTGGGGTTTATTTCTCTCCGATATGA
- the MBP2 gene encoding myrosinase-binding protein 2 (myrosinase-binding protein 2 (MBP2); FUNCTIONS IN: sugar binding, thioglucosidase binding; INVOLVED IN: flower development, cell adhesion, response to wounding, defense response; LOCATED IN: thioglucosidase complex; EXPRESSED IN: fruit, flower; EXPRESSED DURING: seed development stages; CONTAINS InterPro DOMAIN/s: Mannose-binding lectin (InterPro:IPR001229); BEST Arabidopsis thaliana protein match is: myrosinase-binding protein 1 (TAIR:AT1G52040.1); Has 60372 Blast hits to 16199 proteins in 1266 species: Archae - 330; Bacteria - 18155; Metazoa - 8870; Fungi - 2973; Plants - 10671; Viruses - 2735; Other Eukaryotes - 16638 (source: NCBI BLink).), which translates to MSEKVGAMGGNKGGAFDDGVFDGVKKVIVGKDFNNVTYIKVEYEKDGKFEIREHGTNRGQLKEFSVDYPNEYITAVGGSYDTVFGYGSALIKSLLFKTSYGRTSPILGHTTLLGNPAGKEFMLESKYGGKLLGFHGRSGEALDAIGPHFFAVNSSLKHFKPQGGNGGSAWDDGAFDGVRKVLVGRNGKFVSYVRFEYAKGERMVPHAHGKRQEAPQEFVVDYPNEHITSVEGTIDGYLSSLKFTTSKGRTSPVFGNVVGSKFVFEETSFKLVGFCGRSGEAIDALGAHFAPLPAPTPAPAPAPAPAPAPAPSPAPASAPVPAPAPTPAPAPAPPNKVEALGGNGGTIFDDGAFDHVRKVYIGQGDSGVAYVKFEYRKDGKRETREHGKMTVLGTEEFEVESDDYITSIEVSVDNVFGFKSEIVTSLVFKTFKGITSQPFGMETEKKLELKDGKGGKLVGFHGKASDVLYALGAYFAPTTNSTTPSTPSTSKKLQARGGNGGASWDDGVFDGVRKILVGQGNDGVAFVTFEYNKGSQAILGDRHGKQTLLGTETFELDYPSEYITSVEGYYDKIFGVEAEVVTSLTFKTNKRTSQPFGMTAGEHFELNEDGYKIVGFHGKAGDLVHQIGVHAVPIFTNYRCVF; encoded by the exons ATGTCTGAAAAGGTGGGAGCGATGGGTGGTAACAAGGGTGGAGCATTCGACGATGGTGTTTTTGATGGTGTGAAGAAAGTAATTGTTGGAAAAGACTTCAACAATGTAACTTATATCAAGGTTGAATACGAAAAGGACGGAAAATTCGAAATTCGTGAACACGGGACTAATCGCGGGCAGCTAAAAGAG TTTTCAGTGGATTATCCGAATGAATATATCACAGCCGTTGGTGGAAGCTACGACACTGTTTTCGGTTACGGATCAGCGTTGATCAAGTCATTACTCTTCAAAACCTCTTATGGAAGAACCTCTCCAATCCTTGGTCACACGACATTACTAGGGAATCCAGCTGGGAAAGAATTCATGCTCGAGTCCAAATATGGAGGAAAGCTTCTTGGTTTCCATGGACGTTCTGGTGAAGCTCTTGATGCCATTGGACCTCACTTCTTTGCTGTGAACTCTTCTCTTAAGCACTTTAAACCGCAAGGTGGGAATGGAGGGAGTGCTTGGGACGATGGTGCTTTTGATGGTGTTAGAAAAGTGCTTGTTGGGCGAAATGGTAAGTTTGTGAGTTATGTCAGGTTTGAGTATGCGAAAGGAGAAAGAATGGTACCACATGCTCATGGGAAGAGACAAGAAGCTCCACAAGAG TTTGTAGTGGATTATCCTAATGAACATATTACATCGGTCGAGGGAACAATCGATGGTTACCTTTCGTCGCTGAAGTTTACGACATCAAAAGGAAGAACCTCCCCTGTTTTTGGGAATGTGGTCGGTAGTAAATTTGTGTTCGAAGAAACAAGTTTTAAACTTGTTGGGTTTTGTGGTCGATCCGGTGAAGCTATTGATGCTCTTGGTGCACATTTTGCCCCTCTTCCTGCTCCCACTCCAGCTCCCGCGCCCGCGCCCGCGCCCGCTCCAGCTCCAGCTCCCTCGCCCGCTCCCGCTTCTGCGCCCGTTCCAGCTCCCGCACCCACGCCCGCTCCAGCTCCAGCTCCTCCTAACAAAGTGGAAGCTCTAGGAGGAAATGGTGGAACAATATTTGACGATGGTGCTTTCGATCATGTAAGAAAGGTTTATATTGGTCAAGGTGATTCTGGTGTAGCTTATGTGAAGTTCGAATACAGAAAAGATGGGAAAAGAGAGACACGGGAGCATGGAAAAATGACAGTGTTAGGAACAGAGGAGTTTGAGGTTGAGTCTGATGATTACATCACATCAATTGAAGTTTCTGTCGACAATGTCTTTGGTTTTAAGAGTGAAATCGTCACTTCTCTTGTCTTCAAGACCTTTAAGGGAATAACCTCACAACCTTTTGGAATGGAGACTGAGAAGAAATTGGAACTTAAAGACGGTAAAGGAGGAAAACTTGTGGGATTCCATGGGAAAGCTAGTGATGTTCTTTATGCTCTTGGCGCTTATTTCGCTCCAACAACAAATTCAACTACGCCATCGACTCCTTCTACATCTAAGAAACTACAAGCAAGAGGTGGAAATGGAGGAGCTTCTTGGGATGATGGTGTTTTTGATGGTGTTAGAAAGATACTTGTAGGTCAAGGAAACGATGGTGTAGCTTTCGTTACGTTTGAGTACAACAAAGGCTCTCAAGCAATCCTCGGTGATCGTCATGGGAAGCAAACATTACTTGGAACTGAAAcg tttGAGCTTGATTATCCAAGTGAGTACATCACTTCGGTAGAAGGTTACTATGACAAAATTTTCGGAGTTGAAGCTGAAGTGGTGACGAGTCTAACGTTCAAGACTAACAAGAGAACGTCTCAGCCGTTTGGAATGACTGCTGGGGAACATTTCGAGCTTAACGAGGACGGTTACAAGATCGTTGGGTTCCATGGCAAAGCTGGTGATTTGGTTCATCAGATCGGAGTCCATGCCGTGCCCATTTTCACCAATTACAGATGTGTTTTCTAG